In one window of Armatimonadota bacterium DNA:
- a CDS encoding CPBP family intramembrane metalloprotease, with protein sequence MTDTGQGSAQSAVPTRRQQLIEVGVFLFLCMPGLVLSAFRSEPARRDFLLDAIWVLCWGLGLTALVLFLLWRNREPRSAIGWSLRKLWTDIPLGVALFLPVHLSAAWGYALFRSLGLPDGSRPLPSYCAPEGPTQLVLAVVLIAVLALVDETIFRGYLILRFTTITRSAPVAVALAAVFFAVEHAYQGPAGIATTGIVGLSLGLIYVWRRTLVAPVVVHFLANVLYIIAPALFAL encoded by the coding sequence GTGACTGACACAGGCCAAGGCAGCGCCCAATCGGCGGTCCCGACGCGGCGCCAGCAGCTTATTGAGGTCGGCGTTTTCCTCTTCCTCTGCATGCCTGGCCTCGTACTGTCGGCATTCCGGAGCGAGCCGGCGCGCCGCGACTTCCTGCTCGACGCGATCTGGGTCTTGTGCTGGGGGCTAGGGCTGACCGCCCTGGTTCTGTTCCTTCTGTGGCGTAATCGTGAGCCGAGGAGCGCCATCGGCTGGTCGCTGAGGAAGCTCTGGACCGACATCCCTCTCGGAGTTGCGCTCTTTCTCCCCGTGCATCTCAGCGCAGCTTGGGGCTATGCACTATTCCGCTCGCTCGGACTCCCTGACGGATCGAGGCCCCTGCCCTCATACTGCGCCCCCGAGGGGCCGACGCAGCTCGTGCTTGCGGTCGTTCTAATCGCGGTTCTCGCGTTGGTAGACGAAACGATATTTCGGGGATACCTGATTCTGCGCTTTACGACGATTACGCGCAGCGCGCCCGTAGCTGTCGCGCTTGCGGCGGTTTTCTTCGCCGTCGAGCATGCGTACCAAGGGCCCGCTGGCATTGCCACTACCGGCATCGTGGGCTTGTCTCTCGGACTCATCTACGTTTGGCGTCGCACGCTCGTTGCTCCCGTTGTAGTGCATTTTCTTGCGAATGTCCTTTACATCATCGCCCCAGCTCTTTTCGCCTTGTGA
- a CDS encoding UDP-glucose/GDP-mannose dehydrogenase family protein codes for MPTAIRRLATDHYSHGGPALDICVIGMGYVGLVTAAVFADMGNDVVGVEVDAEKVARLAAGECPIYEPGLQELLSRTLQEGRLSFTADTAAAVAASEVIFIAVNTPMGDNGLPDLSQVEAAACAIAPAASGRKIVVNKSTVPVGTGDVVARIVADNAPPGAEVDVCSNPEFLREGSAIEDAFNPDRIVIGASNGDAASKLVELYAPLNRPVIVTDVASAEMIKYASNSFLATKVSFINVIADICEEVGADVSAVAHGMGADRRIGHEYLQPGLGYGGSCLSRDAEALISTAAAAGCDFALLRAAQDVNHARVGRLVARMAEAMGGLDGRTVGVLGLAFKPDTDDLREAKAVELIRVLLERGAKVRAYDPVAMEKCAALLPDVAYAESADDAARGCDALVVATEWHEFKSMDLARIKALMSAPVIFDGRNAFSPERVRALGFRYYGIGRP; via the coding sequence ATGCCAACAGCAATCCGCCGCCTGGCCACAGACCATTATTCCCACGGAGGCCCCGCTTTGGATATCTGCGTCATCGGCATGGGCTATGTCGGGCTCGTCACCGCCGCGGTATTCGCCGACATGGGCAACGACGTCGTGGGCGTGGAGGTTGACGCGGAGAAGGTGGCGCGGCTGGCCGCGGGGGAGTGTCCGATCTACGAGCCGGGGCTCCAGGAGCTGCTCTCGCGAACCCTGCAGGAGGGACGCCTGTCCTTCACCGCCGACACCGCCGCCGCTGTAGCCGCGTCCGAGGTCATCTTCATCGCCGTCAACACGCCGATGGGCGACAACGGCCTTCCTGATCTGAGCCAGGTCGAGGCCGCGGCGTGTGCGATCGCGCCTGCGGCGAGCGGTCGTAAGATCGTGGTCAACAAGAGCACCGTCCCTGTCGGCACCGGCGATGTGGTCGCGCGTATCGTGGCGGACAATGCCCCGCCCGGAGCCGAGGTGGACGTCTGCTCCAATCCCGAGTTCCTGCGCGAGGGCTCGGCGATCGAGGACGCTTTCAACCCGGACCGTATCGTCATAGGCGCGTCCAATGGCGACGCGGCGAGCAAGCTGGTCGAGCTGTACGCCCCCCTCAACCGCCCGGTGATCGTTACCGACGTCGCGAGCGCCGAGATGATCAAGTACGCGAGCAACTCGTTTCTGGCAACGAAGGTCTCGTTCATCAATGTGATCGCCGACATCTGCGAAGAGGTGGGGGCCGACGTCTCGGCGGTGGCTCACGGGATGGGCGCGGACCGGCGCATCGGCCACGAATACCTCCAGCCCGGCCTGGGGTACGGCGGGTCGTGCTTGTCCCGGGACGCTGAGGCGCTGATCTCGACTGCGGCCGCGGCCGGGTGCGACTTCGCGCTGCTGCGCGCCGCGCAGGACGTCAACCACGCCCGTGTCGGGCGCTTGGTTGCGCGAATGGCCGAGGCGATGGGCGGGCTCGATGGGCGCACGGTGGGCGTGCTCGGGCTCGCTTTCAAGCCGGACACCGATGACCTGCGGGAGGCGAAGGCGGTGGAGCTGATCCGCGTGCTGCTGGAGCGCGGGGCCAAGGTGAGAGCCTACGACCCGGTGGCGATGGAGAAGTGCGCCGCCCTGCTGCCCGATGTGGCGTACGCCGAGAGCGCCGACGATGCGGCGCGCGGCTGCGACGCCCTGGTCGTCGCCACGGAATGGCACGAGTTCAAATCCATGGATCTCGCCCGCATCAAGGCGCTGATGTCCGCGCCCGTCATCTTCGACGGCCGAAACGCGTTCTCGCCGGAGCGGGTGCGCGCCCTGGGCTTTCGCTACTACGGCATCGGGCGGCCCTGA
- a CDS encoding SDR family oxidoreductase — AASGIGRATALAFARDGAKVVVADIAVGGGEETVRMIEANGGEAIFVETDVSQGAAVEAMVGRAMDNYGRLDCAFNNAGTVGEMGSTVECTEENWEHIINTNLKGVWLCMKHEIPQMLEQGGGAIVNMSSVSGIRGLQDFSAYTASKGGILELTRTAALEYSKLGVRINAVCPGTIDTPTVAGVVAQKPELMEEFRALHPIGRIGKPEEVAEAVVWLCSDAASFVTGHALAVDGGYLAR; from the coding sequence GCGGCGTCCGGCATCGGCCGGGCGACGGCGCTGGCATTCGCTCGTGACGGCGCTAAAGTGGTCGTCGCCGACATTGCCGTGGGCGGCGGCGAGGAGACCGTGCGGATGATAGAGGCGAACGGGGGCGAGGCGATCTTCGTCGAAACCGATGTGTCGCAGGGGGCGGCGGTGGAGGCCATGGTGGGCAGGGCGATGGACAACTACGGCCGCCTGGACTGCGCCTTCAACAACGCGGGCACCGTGGGCGAAATGGGATCAACCGTTGAGTGCACCGAGGAGAACTGGGAGCACATCATCAATACCAACCTCAAAGGCGTGTGGCTGTGCATGAAGCACGAGATTCCGCAGATGCTCGAACAGGGCGGGGGCGCTATCGTCAACATGTCCTCGGTTTCCGGCATTCGCGGCTTGCAGGACTTCTCCGCGTACACCGCATCGAAGGGCGGGATACTCGAGCTCACGCGCACGGCCGCGCTGGAGTACTCCAAGCTCGGCGTCCGCATCAATGCGGTATGCCCGGGCACGATTGACACGCCGACGGTGGCGGGCGTCGTCGCGCAGAAGCCGGAGCTGATGGAGGAATTCCGCGCGCTGCATCCCATTGGCCGCATCGGCAAGCCGGAGGAGGTCGCGGAGGCTGTGGTCTGGTTGTGCTCCGACGCCGCGTCATTCGTTACCGGCCACGCGCTGGCCGTGGACGGCGGTTATCTGGCGAGGTAG
- a CDS encoding Gfo/Idh/MocA family oxidoreductase yields MDEIGIALIGCGFVAEIHADCYNRSVPGARIAAVVGRNEARTRAFAERFGIPRWFTDFDEALRLDEVRIADLCVPNNLHAEMTVGAAAAGKHVICEKPLCMNLGEADDMIAACAQAGVRLMYAEELCFAPKYVRAKQLADEGALGKIYLVKHSEKHFGPHAEWFWDVEKSGGGVMLDMGCHAIEFFRWMLGKPKAVSVYAQMGTHVHNDLTEGDDNSIALVEFEGGAVGMAEESWAKRGGMDDRAEIYGSHGVSYADLLHGNALETYSEVGYGYAVEKAPETKGWTFTVFEEAWNYGFPQELVHFVDCVRTGAQPLETGEDGRAVLEIIMAAYESAATGRRVELPFHTEAQIPIAPWLKSKG; encoded by the coding sequence ATGGACGAAATCGGGATCGCTCTCATCGGATGCGGATTCGTCGCCGAGATCCACGCGGACTGCTACAACCGCTCGGTGCCCGGCGCTCGGATTGCCGCTGTCGTCGGGCGAAACGAGGCCAGGACGCGCGCCTTCGCCGAACGCTTCGGGATCCCGCGCTGGTTCACGGATTTCGACGAGGCGCTCCGGCTCGACGAGGTGCGCATCGCCGACCTGTGCGTTCCGAACAACCTGCATGCCGAGATGACCGTCGGAGCCGCCGCCGCGGGCAAGCACGTCATCTGCGAGAAGCCGCTGTGCATGAACCTGGGCGAGGCGGACGACATGATCGCGGCCTGCGCGCAGGCCGGGGTGCGCTTGATGTACGCCGAGGAGCTGTGCTTCGCACCGAAGTACGTCCGCGCGAAGCAGCTCGCGGACGAGGGAGCGCTGGGCAAGATATACCTCGTCAAGCACAGCGAGAAGCACTTCGGCCCGCACGCCGAGTGGTTCTGGGATGTGGAGAAGTCCGGCGGGGGCGTGATGCTCGACATGGGCTGCCACGCGATCGAGTTCTTCCGCTGGATGCTGGGCAAGCCGAAGGCCGTTTCCGTGTACGCGCAGATGGGCACGCACGTCCACAACGACTTGACCGAGGGTGATGACAACTCCATCGCGCTCGTCGAATTCGAGGGCGGCGCGGTCGGCATGGCGGAGGAGAGCTGGGCCAAGCGCGGCGGCATGGACGACCGCGCGGAGATCTACGGCTCGCACGGCGTGAGCTACGCCGACCTCCTCCACGGCAACGCGCTGGAGACCTACAGCGAAGTCGGCTACGGCTACGCGGTGGAGAAGGCGCCCGAGACCAAGGGCTGGACCTTCACCGTGTTCGAGGAGGCGTGGAACTACGGCTTTCCGCAGGAACTGGTCCACTTCGTGGACTGCGTGAGGACCGGCGCGCAGCCGCTGGAGACGGGCGAGGACGGGCGCGCGGTGCTGGAGATCATCATGGCGGCGTACGAGTCGGCGGCGACGGGCCGGCGCGTCGAACTGCCGTTCCACACCGAGGCGCAGATCCCCATCGCGCCGTGGCTCAAGAGCAAGGGGTAG
- a CDS encoding flippase-like domain-containing protein, giving the protein MASTSEKPTRRRLKLIASVLQSAVLAAAVVYIIWVLVGEWEQLRGHVWRLRAGPALLSVPLAAAWFFLRARLWQRILSCFGHTLAYRRALRTFVLAELSRYLPGTVWHVLSRSYLSSRQGIPTPVALTAVILELALVALAATAFVPLRAIGGRHAYHSLTLWAAVAVPLLLVLAHPRVVIPLINAGLRRFSRPPLPALGYRDLFGMLALCALMWACLCAGFVLLASSITPAATRAPVGVAASFPAAWFVGLIAIAAPGGIGAREGALVVLLGGLLPGGMAVVVALVSRVWLTVIELLFAAIAWRLPE; this is encoded by the coding sequence GTGGCCTCCACATCTGAGAAACCGACACGCCGACGCCTCAAGCTGATCGCCTCCGTGCTGCAAAGCGCGGTGCTGGCGGCAGCGGTGGTTTACATCATCTGGGTCCTCGTTGGTGAGTGGGAGCAACTGCGAGGGCATGTGTGGAGACTGCGCGCGGGGCCGGCCCTGCTGTCGGTGCCGCTGGCGGCGGCCTGGTTCTTCCTGCGCGCGCGGCTGTGGCAGCGCATACTGTCGTGCTTCGGGCACACGCTCGCCTACCGCCGCGCGCTGCGCACGTTCGTGCTCGCCGAGCTGAGCCGGTATCTCCCGGGCACGGTGTGGCACGTGCTGAGCCGGTCCTACCTGTCGAGCCGCCAAGGCATCCCGACGCCGGTGGCCCTGACCGCGGTCATCCTCGAACTGGCTCTCGTCGCATTGGCCGCCACGGCCTTCGTTCCGCTGCGCGCGATCGGCGGACGGCACGCGTATCATAGCCTGACGCTGTGGGCGGCGGTTGCGGTTCCGCTGCTGCTCGTGCTGGCGCATCCGCGAGTCGTGATTCCACTGATCAACGCCGGGCTGCGGCGCTTCTCGCGGCCGCCGCTTCCCGCGTTGGGATACCGCGACCTATTCGGCATGCTCGCGCTGTGCGCCCTGATGTGGGCGTGCCTGTGCGCGGGGTTCGTGCTCTTGGCGTCAAGCATCACGCCGGCGGCGACGCGCGCGCCGGTAGGCGTCGCGGCGTCGTTCCCGGCGGCATGGTTCGTCGGGCTGATCGCCATCGCCGCGCCCGGCGGGATCGGCGCGCGCGAGGGGGCGCTCGTCGTGCTGCTCGGTGGGCTGCTGCCCGGCGGAATGGCAGTCGTCGTGGCGCTGGTGTCGCGGGTTTGGCTGACGGTTATCGAACTGCTCTTCGCCGCCATCGCCTGGCGCCTGCCGGAGTGA
- a CDS encoding glycosyltransferase family 2 protein — protein MTEPRISFVVPVRDEADNVVVLYDEIAGVMGEVGVEWEVIFIDDGSTDGTFDRLRELHAKHAPVRVIRFTRNFGKSSGLSVGFAAARGSIIITLDGDLQDDPREIPRFLEALDQGFDLVSGWKRKRRDPVGKRVASRIFNWTMARLTGLRLHDVNCGFKAYRAEVARGLRLRHGLHRFIPFLAQAKGYRIGEIVVAHRERVHGRSKYGWERIPQAVVDVHLAWLVARGVEHPRRILIPAGAGLLVAGGALSAFAPVGPAAAKWPLLVSGAIVGLAGCDLLVMAALTGRAMAREPAGGAYAIAERLD, from the coding sequence GTGACCGAACCTCGGATTTCGTTCGTCGTTCCCGTGCGCGACGAGGCGGACAACGTCGTCGTTCTGTACGACGAGATCGCCGGTGTGATGGGCGAGGTCGGAGTCGAGTGGGAGGTCATCTTCATTGACGACGGCAGCACGGACGGCACCTTCGACCGGCTGCGCGAACTGCACGCGAAGCACGCCCCGGTGCGCGTCATCCGCTTCACGCGGAACTTCGGCAAGTCGTCGGGGCTGAGCGTCGGGTTCGCGGCGGCGCGGGGCAGCATCATCATCACCCTCGACGGCGACTTGCAGGACGACCCGCGGGAGATCCCGAGGTTCCTGGAGGCGCTCGATCAGGGCTTCGACCTCGTGTCGGGGTGGAAGCGCAAGCGGCGCGACCCCGTCGGCAAGCGCGTCGCGTCGCGCATCTTCAACTGGACGATGGCGCGCCTGACCGGGCTTCGCCTCCACGACGTGAACTGCGGGTTCAAGGCCTACCGTGCGGAGGTCGCGCGCGGGCTGCGCCTGCGCCACGGCCTGCATCGCTTCATCCCCTTTCTCGCGCAGGCCAAGGGCTACCGCATCGGCGAGATCGTCGTCGCACATCGAGAGCGCGTTCACGGCCGGTCGAAGTACGGCTGGGAGCGCATCCCCCAGGCCGTGGTTGACGTTCACCTGGCATGGCTCGTCGCGCGCGGCGTCGAGCATCCGCGCCGCATTCTAATCCCGGCCGGTGCCGGGCTGCTCGTCGCCGGAGGAGCGCTGAGCGCGTTTGCCCCTGTGGGGCCGGCAGCGGCGAAGTGGCCGCTGCTCGTTTCCGGCGCGATCGTCGGGCTTGCCGGCTGTGACCTCTTAGTGATGGCGGCGCTGACTGGCCGTGCCATGGCTCGCGAGCCCGCGGGCGGAGCGTATGCCATCGCGGAGCGGCTCGATTGA
- a CDS encoding glycosyltransferase family 39 protein translates to MPEHMRHAKSANTEAATDDPGVTSSRRLVWIGVALALLVGLPFLTKAFHIDDTVVLTVAEQITRDPARPFHASINWFGDPQPIFRETTNPPLVSYYLAPVVAASGFAEVPLHAAMLLYLVILGVATAALSRRFAGGSVWPVLFVMLSPAVVPSTNVMRDVPLAAVSAAAAALFIVGVDRQSRQLVVAGSVVAGLAVLTKYSGAVLLPVLALYALLQRRGRYALWLLLPLAMLGLWSLHNQLVQGRTHLGYLFAERRNDVPISDRLYATVVIVGASLYLLPALVADVLRRRRVWLLVCAVAGAGLAFLGGWLHNEREVGWQYTLWLTTGGALIALLLVPGLAAARGALSRDYRTGADTLFLALWAGAILAFGVLFVMFQAVRHVIPAVPPLALLGVRLLHRGTARAAWRSWVLGVLVAGQAAVAFAVAAADYEYARTYRDFALRAQERLPRDGREIWFSGNWGWQRHALSAGFTLIAEHGRLPRVGDLILIPDRVHRGPLPEGLELEQIEEKTYRGRIPIHTMVSSGASFYSVTSHSVPYAFTRERDLETFRVFRVESVARPES, encoded by the coding sequence ATGCCGGAGCACATGCGGCACGCGAAATCCGCGAATACCGAGGCGGCGACGGACGATCCGGGTGTGACGTCTTCGCGGCGCTTGGTGTGGATCGGCGTCGCGCTAGCGCTGTTGGTGGGGCTGCCGTTTCTGACCAAGGCGTTTCACATTGACGACACGGTGGTGCTCACCGTCGCCGAGCAGATCACGCGCGATCCGGCGCGACCGTTTCATGCCTCGATCAACTGGTTCGGCGACCCCCAGCCGATCTTCCGCGAAACGACGAACCCGCCGCTGGTGTCGTACTACCTCGCGCCGGTCGTCGCCGCGTCTGGGTTCGCGGAGGTGCCGCTGCACGCGGCGATGCTGTTGTACCTCGTCATCCTTGGGGTGGCGACGGCGGCGCTGAGCCGGCGGTTTGCAGGCGGGTCGGTGTGGCCGGTGTTGTTCGTGATGCTGTCGCCGGCGGTGGTGCCGTCCACGAACGTGATGCGCGACGTGCCGCTGGCGGCGGTGTCGGCGGCCGCGGCTGCCCTGTTCATCGTCGGCGTGGATCGGCAGAGCCGGCAGCTTGTCGTGGCGGGGTCGGTAGTCGCGGGCCTCGCGGTGCTGACCAAGTACTCGGGGGCAGTGCTCCTGCCGGTGCTTGCGCTCTACGCTCTGTTGCAGCGACGCGGCCGCTACGCGCTGTGGCTCCTGCTGCCGCTCGCCATGCTCGGCCTGTGGTCGCTGCACAATCAGCTCGTGCAGGGGCGCACGCACCTCGGGTACTTGTTCGCCGAACGCCGCAACGATGTCCCGATATCCGACCGCCTTTACGCCACGGTCGTTATCGTCGGGGCGTCGCTGTACTTGCTGCCCGCCCTGGTTGCCGATGTGCTGCGGCGCAGGCGGGTCTGGCTTCTCGTGTGCGCGGTGGCCGGGGCCGGGCTCGCGTTCCTCGGCGGATGGCTGCACAATGAGCGCGAGGTCGGTTGGCAGTACACGCTGTGGCTGACCACGGGCGGAGCGCTGATCGCCCTGCTGCTCGTGCCCGGGCTGGCGGCCGCGCGGGGCGCCCTGTCACGCGACTACAGAACCGGCGCCGACACGCTGTTCCTCGCGTTGTGGGCGGGGGCGATCCTGGCGTTCGGGGTGCTGTTCGTCATGTTCCAGGCGGTGCGGCACGTCATCCCGGCGGTGCCGCCCCTCGCCCTGCTGGGTGTCCGCCTGCTGCACCGCGGGACGGCACGTGCGGCATGGCGCAGTTGGGTTCTCGGCGTGCTCGTCGCGGGGCAAGCAGCCGTGGCGTTCGCGGTCGCCGCCGCCGACTACGAGTACGCGCGGACCTACCGCGATTTCGCCCTACGCGCGCAGGAGCGCCTGCCCCGAGACGGCCGGGAGATATGGTTCTCCGGAAACTGGGGGTGGCAGCGTCACGCCCTATCCGCAGGCTTCACGCTCATCGCCGAGCACGGCCGTCTGCCGCGCGTTGGCGACCTCATCCTCATCCCCGACCGCGTGCACAGGGGTCCCCTGCCGGAGGGCCTGGAGCTGGAGCAGATCGAGGAAAAGACGTATCGAGGCCGAATACCGATTCACACCATGGTTTCCTCGGGCGCCAGCTTCTACTCGGTGACCAGCCACAGCGTGCCGTACGCGTTCACGCGGGAGCGGGACCTCGAGACGTTCCGCGTGTTCCGCGTCGAATCCGTCGCGAGGCCTGAGTCGTGA